Proteins encoded in a region of the Delphinus delphis chromosome 13, mDelDel1.2, whole genome shotgun sequence genome:
- the HSPB8 gene encoding heat shock protein beta-8, translating into MADGQMPFPCHYTSRRRRDPFRDSSLSSRLLDDGFGMDPFPDDLTAPWPDWALPRLSSAWPGTLRSGMVPRGPSAVARFGVPAEGRSPPPFPGEPWKVCVNVHSFKPEELMVKTKDGYVEVSGKHEEKQQEGGIVSKNFTKKIQLPAEVDPVTVFASLSPEGLLIIEAPQIPPYSPFGESSFNNELPQDSQEVTCT; encoded by the exons ATGGCTGATGGTCAGATGCCCTTCCCCTGCCATTACACGAGCCGCCGGCGCCGGGACCCCTTCCGGGACTCATCTCTGTCCTCTCGCCTGCTGGATGATGGCTTCGGAATGGACCCCTTCCCCGACGACTTGACTGCCCCTTGGCCCGACTGGGCCCTGCCTCGACTCTCCTCCGCCTGGCCGGGGACCCTGAGGTCGGGCATGGTGCCCCGGGGGCCCTCTGCTGTGGCCAGATTTGGGGTGCCTGCCGAGGGCAGGAGCCCACCCCCCTTCCCCGGGGAGCCCTGGAAAGTGTGTGTCAATGTGCACAGCTTTAAGCCGGAGGAGCTGATGGTAAAGACCAAGGACGGATACGTGGAGGTGTCTG GTAAACATGAAGAGAAGCAGCAAGAAGGTGGCATTGTTTCCAAGAACTTCACAAAGAAAATCCA GCTTCCTGCAGAGGTGGATCCTGTGACAGTATTCGCCTCGCTTTCCCCAGAAGGCCTGCTGATCATCGAAGCCCCCCAGATCCCCCCTTACTCACCATTTGGAGAGAGCAGTTTCAACAATGAGCTTCCCCAAGACAGCCAGGAAGTCACTTGTACCTGA